The Sesamum indicum cultivar Zhongzhi No. 13 unplaced genomic scaffold, S_indicum_v1.0 C01036, whole genome shotgun sequence genome includes the window ATTCTAAAGTCCTTTCCTAAACCACTTCCCGTTCAGTTGCTGAAAGATAGAGATAAGGTTTTCTAAATGAGATTAAGTTCCACGAATATGCAGGCTAGAAAGATGCTATTTGCTGCTATTCTATCTATTTGTGCATCAAGTTCGAAGAAGATCTCAATCTATAATGAAGAAATGATAGTAGCTCGTTGTTTTATAGGCTTTATCATATTCAGTCGGAAGAGTTTAGGAAAGACTTTCAAAATGACTCTCGACGGGAGAATCCAGGCTATTCAGGAAGAATCGCAGCAATTCCCCAATCCTAACGAAGTAGTTCCTCCGGAATCCAATGAACAACAACGATTACTTAGGATCAGCTTGCGAATTTGTGGCACCGTAGTAGAATCATTACCAATGGCACGCTGTGCGCCTAAGTGCGAAAAGACAGTGCAAGCTTTCTTATGCCGAAACCTAAATGTTAAGTCAGCAACACTTCCAAATGCCACTTCTTCCCGTCGCATCCGTCTTCAGGACGATCTAGTCACAGGTTTTCACTTCTCAGTGAGTGAAAGATTTGTCCCCGGGTCTACGTTGAAAGTTTCTATAGTAGAACTCATTCGAGAGGGCTTGGGGGTCTTAAAAATGGTTCGGGTGGGGGGTTCTCTTAAGAATAAAGAAGACGAATAGAATCTAATTCATGTTCACAGAAGAGCGGATCCAATACCAAGACGACTTCTTTCTCAGGAAGTGCAGCAAGTACTTGAGAAATTCTGGAATATCATGCCCCACGACAGATATACTTACCGACAAGATCAATAGTAGAAGAAGGAAGGCAATGCGCCGGTGCCTTGGGGCAGAAGCTTCGGTTTGCTTTAGTTTAAGGAAAATGCATCTCATGCCATGGTTCTTGTTTGCGTATCCGCGGTTGGTCAACTATTAGTTTCCGCTGCAAGTGCTTGAGAATGAATACGAGTAGGAGCTGTGATCTTAGCAATTAAATCAGAGTAAGCTGTTCTCGAATTTCATTACCTTGAGGTTTGGATTGCAGCAGGTCTAATAGTCGACGAAAGGACAACAGTTTTCAGgtttaaaagaatttcatcCCTATCCCTTTCATCCAAGCCAATTGAATTAGTAACCGATGCTAGAAA containing:
- the LOC110011514 gene encoding uncharacterized protein LOC110011514; this encodes MIISISGIRGILLNRRNIPIMSMPIESMLLAVNSNFLVFSVSSDDMMGQSFASLVSTVAAAESAIGLAIFVITFRVRGTIAVESINSIQGSGPFSLGELSSTNMQARKMLFAAILSICASSSKKISIYNEEMIVARCFIGFIIFSRKSLGKTFKMTLDGRIQAIQEESQQFPNPNEVVPPESNEQQRLLRISLRICGTVVESLPMARCAPKCEKTVQAFLCRNLNVKSATLPNATSSRRIRLQDDLVTGFHFSVSERFVPGSTLKVSIVELIREGLGVLKMVRVGGSLKNKEDE